Proteins co-encoded in one Flavobacteriaceae bacterium MAR_2009_75 genomic window:
- a CDS encoding LSU ribosomal protein L13P, translating into MDTLSYKTVSANKSTVEKQWLLVDAEGETLGRMASKVAKMLRGKHKPSFTPHVDCGDNVIIINAEKVEMSGNKWQDKVYLRYTGYPGGQRSTSATELLAKNPAQIVEKAVKGMLPKNRLGAELFRNLKVYVGAEHNQEAQKPTVINLKEFK; encoded by the coding sequence GTGGATACATTAAGTTATAAGACCGTTTCGGCCAATAAATCAACTGTAGAAAAACAGTGGTTATTGGTTGATGCCGAAGGGGAGACTTTGGGCCGCATGGCTTCGAAAGTGGCCAAAATGCTAAGGGGAAAACATAAGCCAAGCTTTACACCGCACGTTGATTGTGGTGACAATGTTATTATCATCAATGCCGAAAAGGTAGAGATGAGCGGTAACAAATGGCAAGATAAAGTTTATTTGAGATACACAGGTTATCCTGGTGGACAGCGTTCCACTTCTGCAACGGAGCTTTTAGCCAAAAATCCGGCTCAAATTGTTGAGAAAGCGGTTAAGGGAATGCTTCCTAAAAACAGATTGGGTGCAGAACTTTTCAGAAACCTTAAGGTTTATGTAGGTGCTGAGCACAACCAAGAAGCACAAAAGCCAACGGTAATCAACTTAAAAGAATTCAAGTAA
- a CDS encoding small subunit ribosomal protein S9: MDTIHKIGRRKTAVARVYVSSGKGNITVNQRDLNDYFPTATLQYKVKQPFALTSTEDTYDVKVNVYGGGITGQAEAVRLALSRAMCEVDEENRLTLKPEGLLTRDPRMVERKKFGQKKARKKFQFSKR, from the coding sequence ATGGATACTATTCATAAAATCGGAAGAAGAAAAACGGCTGTTGCCCGTGTTTACGTTTCCTCAGGAAAAGGAAACATTACCGTGAACCAAAGGGATTTGAACGACTACTTCCCTACTGCCACACTTCAATACAAAGTAAAGCAACCTTTTGCCCTAACTAGCACTGAAGACACTTACGACGTAAAAGTAAACGTATACGGTGGCGGTATTACAGGTCAGGCCGAAGCTGTTCGTTTGGCCCTATCAAGAGCAATGTGTGAGGTAGACGAAGAAAACCGTTTGACTCTAAAGCCGGAAGGTCTTCTTACTCGTGATCCTAGAATGGTCGAACGTAAGAAATTCGGACAGAAGAAAGCTCGTAAGAAATTCCAGTTCTCTAAACGTTAA